One region of Rhizobium sp. WYJ-E13 genomic DNA includes:
- a CDS encoding CmpA/NrtA family ABC transporter substrate-binding protein — MTKIFTTAISRRSMLKTTAAAALVSAVRTAFPSGAFAASAAPEVTGVKLGFIALTDAAPLIVAKEKGLFEKHGLPEVDVAKQASWGATRDNLVLGGAANGIDGAHILSPLPYLMHTGKVTQNNQPVPMALLARLNYDSQGISVAKEYADTGVQLDSSKLKAAFEKKKAEGKEVKAAMTFPGGTHDLWIRYWLAAGGIDPDKDVSTVVVPPPQMVANMKVGNMDVFCVGEPWNEQLVNQGIGFTAATTGELWKGHPEKAFGMRADWVEKNPNAAKALLMATMEAQQWCDSMDNKEEMATILGKRQWFNVPPKDVLGRLKGDINYGNGRVTHGTDLYMKFWAGGVSYPFKSHDTWFIAENIRWGKLAPDTDIKALVDKVNREDIWREAAKDLGIATTDIPASTSRGKETFFDGKVFDPENPSAYLDSLSIKAAS, encoded by the coding sequence ATGACCAAGATTTTCACGACCGCGATCAGCCGTCGCAGCATGCTGAAGACCACCGCAGCAGCAGCCCTCGTGAGCGCTGTTCGGACGGCATTTCCTTCGGGCGCCTTCGCCGCTTCAGCCGCACCTGAAGTGACCGGCGTCAAGCTTGGTTTCATAGCCCTGACAGATGCAGCGCCACTTATCGTCGCCAAAGAAAAGGGTCTGTTCGAAAAACACGGCCTTCCTGAAGTCGATGTGGCGAAGCAGGCATCCTGGGGGGCAACGCGTGACAATCTGGTTCTCGGCGGCGCGGCCAACGGCATCGATGGCGCCCATATCCTCTCGCCGCTGCCCTATCTCATGCACACCGGCAAAGTGACCCAGAACAACCAGCCGGTGCCGATGGCATTGCTGGCGCGTCTGAACTACGACAGCCAGGGCATCTCGGTCGCCAAGGAATATGCCGATACCGGTGTCCAGCTCGACTCCTCCAAGCTGAAGGCCGCTTTCGAAAAGAAGAAGGCCGAAGGCAAGGAGGTGAAAGCCGCCATGACCTTCCCCGGTGGTACCCATGATCTCTGGATCCGCTACTGGCTCGCCGCCGGCGGCATCGATCCGGACAAGGACGTCTCGACCGTCGTCGTGCCGCCCCCGCAGATGGTGGCGAACATGAAGGTCGGCAACATGGACGTCTTCTGTGTCGGCGAACCCTGGAATGAGCAGCTTGTCAACCAGGGCATCGGCTTCACAGCGGCAACGACCGGCGAATTGTGGAAAGGCCATCCGGAAAAGGCGTTCGGCATGCGCGCCGACTGGGTGGAAAAGAACCCGAATGCCGCCAAGGCCCTGCTGATGGCCACTATGGAAGCCCAGCAATGGTGCGACAGCATGGACAACAAGGAGGAAATGGCGACCATCCTCGGCAAGCGGCAATGGTTCAACGTGCCGCCGAAGGATGTGCTTGGCCGCCTGAAGGGCGACATCAACTATGGCAATGGCCGGGTTACCCATGGAACCGATCTCTACATGAAATTCTGGGCTGGCGGCGTCTCCTACCCCTTCAAGAGCCACGATACCTGGTTCATTGCGGAGAACATCCGCTGGGGCAAACTCGCGCCCGATACGGACATCAAGGCGCTGGTCGACAAGGTCAACCGTGAGGACATCTGGCGCGAGGCCGCAAAGGACCTCGGCATTGCGACGACCGACATTCCGGCCTCGACGTCGCGCGGCAAGGAGACCTTCTTCGACGGCAAGGTCTTCGATCCGGAGAACCCGTCTGCCTATCTCGACAGCCTTTCCATCAAGGCTGCTTCGTAA
- a CDS encoding ANTAR domain-containing response regulator, translating to MSRLDLTILVIDENTIRASIIEEGLREAGHARVTVIHEVQGVARIIDTLRPDVIIIDIENPNRDMMEHLFQLTRTVGRPIAMFVDRSDTASIEAAVDAGVSAYIVDGLKKERVKPILDMAVSRFNAFSRLQRELADAKSALEERKVVERAKGILMKMRGLSEEEAFALLRQTAMNEKKKMSDIAQSVVTAAGLLM from the coding sequence ATGAGCCGGCTCGATCTGACCATTCTAGTGATCGATGAAAATACCATTCGCGCCTCCATCATTGAAGAGGGGCTGCGGGAGGCTGGCCATGCGCGGGTGACTGTCATTCACGAGGTTCAGGGCGTGGCGCGCATCATCGATACGTTAAGGCCCGACGTGATCATCATCGATATCGAAAACCCCAATCGCGACATGATGGAGCATCTGTTCCAGCTCACCCGCACGGTTGGCCGGCCGATCGCCATGTTCGTCGACCGCTCCGACACGGCCTCGATCGAAGCCGCAGTGGATGCCGGCGTTTCGGCCTACATTGTCGACGGGTTGAAGAAAGAGCGCGTCAAACCCATTCTTGATATGGCAGTCAGCCGCTTTAATGCCTTCAGCCGGCTGCAGCGCGAACTTGCCGATGCCAAATCGGCTCTCGAAGAGCGCAAGGTGGTGGAACGCGCAAAGGGCATTTTGATGAAGATGCGCGGCCTGTCTGAGGAGGAAGCATTTGCACTGCTTCGCCAGACAGCCATGAACGAGAAGAAGAAAATGTCCGACATCGCCCAGAGCGTCGTCACCGCGGCGGGGCTTTTGATGTGA
- a CDS encoding CmpA/NrtA family ABC transporter substrate-binding protein has protein sequence MTTNLGPGASLPAPARLNGEGDRTLRAGFIPLVDASVLIAASEFGFARKEGLTLDLVKDVSWANVRDRLAFRQFDIAHMLSPMPVASMLGLGSNPSPTITPFSLGRGGNAITLSIRLFDRMRNATGLSETASALENAKALSTVLAEMKASGEPLPTFGVTYPFSSHNYEFRYWLAAGGIDPDKDVKLVVVPPPLTPDALAAGAIDGFCVGAPWNMVASERGAGRIVAAKQDIWPSAPEKVIGMRPEWADSHPETVSRLIVALDAAARWCDQPENHDALAEALADARYIAAPVHIIRHVLAGEFSLDAKGNRRIIDNYFMFHSGFANYPRTSQALWIYSQMIRWGQAELGLNPARAAASAYRPDLYRAALGEGSAPIDADVRIEGADENDRFMDGHVFDPSKLPDYIAGFEVKSDLPFIPYSDET, from the coding sequence ATGACGACAAATCTCGGTCCCGGCGCCAGCCTGCCCGCCCCCGCACGGCTCAATGGCGAGGGCGACAGAACATTGAGAGCCGGGTTCATCCCGCTTGTCGATGCCTCCGTACTGATCGCTGCCTCCGAATTCGGTTTCGCCCGGAAGGAAGGCCTGACGCTCGATCTCGTCAAGGATGTCTCCTGGGCCAATGTCCGCGATCGCCTTGCCTTCCGGCAGTTCGATATTGCTCACATGCTCTCGCCAATGCCCGTTGCCTCCATGCTCGGCCTCGGCTCCAACCCATCCCCGACGATTACGCCCTTCTCTCTCGGGCGCGGCGGCAATGCGATCACGCTTTCGATCCGCCTGTTCGACAGGATGCGGAATGCGACCGGGCTTTCTGAAACTGCCAGTGCGCTGGAAAACGCCAAGGCGCTCTCAACGGTGCTGGCGGAAATGAAGGCAAGCGGCGAGCCACTGCCGACTTTCGGCGTCACCTATCCCTTTTCCTCGCATAATTACGAATTCCGTTACTGGCTTGCCGCCGGCGGCATCGATCCGGACAAGGACGTCAAACTCGTCGTCGTGCCGCCCCCGCTGACCCCGGATGCACTGGCTGCCGGCGCGATCGACGGTTTCTGCGTCGGCGCACCATGGAACATGGTAGCGTCAGAGCGCGGTGCCGGGCGTATCGTCGCTGCCAAACAGGATATCTGGCCATCTGCACCGGAAAAGGTGATCGGCATGCGCCCGGAATGGGCGGACAGCCATCCGGAAACAGTCTCCCGGCTGATTGTCGCTCTCGACGCAGCGGCTCGCTGGTGCGACCAGCCAGAAAACCACGATGCGCTTGCCGAGGCTCTCGCGGATGCCCGCTATATCGCAGCGCCGGTTCACATCATCCGTCACGTGCTGGCCGGCGAGTTCAGCCTTGATGCAAAGGGCAACCGCCGCATCATCGATAATTACTTCATGTTCCATTCAGGTTTTGCCAACTATCCTCGCACGAGCCAAGCGCTCTGGATCTACAGTCAGATGATCCGCTGGGGACAGGCCGAACTTGGACTCAACCCCGCACGCGCAGCCGCTTCCGCCTATCGCCCGGACCTTTATCGTGCAGCCCTTGGCGAGGGCAGCGCGCCCATCGATGCCGACGTACGCATCGAAGGCGCCGACGAAAACGACCGCTTCATGGACGGTCACGTTTTCGATCCATCGAAACTGCCGGATTATATTGCGGGCTTTGAAGTGAAGAGCGACCTGCCCTTCATTCCGTACTCTGACGAGACCTGA